One window of the Perca fluviatilis chromosome 5, GENO_Pfluv_1.0, whole genome shotgun sequence genome contains the following:
- the LOC120559229 gene encoding tumor necrosis factor receptor superfamily member 14-like, with amino-acid sequence MMLRKHLTVAPLLILVLSVFRGHTLTCNPTEYLNGDQCCPTCPAGSRVRNHCTEFRSTSCLDCDEGTFMNHPTGLTECFRCARCDSGSGLKMKTSCTTTSDTVCEPLEGFYCLFSSGNSCVEAQKHSSCQPGQYISQKGTALRDTECSDCRDGTFSDGTLLTSCQPHTQCQSLDLQLIKPGTASTDAECGEQSSGAVIGAVVGGLVTCLVVGLAIALFLVWRLKKKKDTGGEGNADNPEQNSINSKHPHEEEEEEEEEEEEEEELGGSVKIEHRDSSSDTAEESSRFNGC; translated from the exons ATGatgttaagaaaacatttgacaGTTGCACCATTGCTG ATACTTGTGCTGAGTGTCTTCAGAGGACATACCCTCACATGTAATCCAACAGAGTATCTGAACGGGGATCAGTGCTGTCCTACGTGTCCTGCTGG AAGTCGAGTTAGAAACCATTGCACAGAGTTCAGAAGTACTTCCTGTCTGGATTGCGATGAAGGAACATTTATGAATCATCCTACAGGACTTACAGAATGTTTTCGCTGTGCACGCTGTGATTCAG GTTCTGGTTTAAAGATGAAGACGTCATGTACGACTACCTCAGATACAGTTTGTGAACCACTGGAGGGATTCTACTGTCTGTTCTCTTCAGGAAACAGCTGTGTGGAAGCACAGAAACACAGCAGTTGTCAACCAGGACAATATATCAGCCAAAAAG GAACAGCATTAAGGGACACTGAGTGCTCTGACTGCAGAGATGGAACATTTTCTGATGGGACATTATTGACATCGtgtcagccacacacaca ATGTCAATCATTGGATCTTCAGCTGATAAAACCAGGAACTGCTTCAACAGATGCTGAATGTGGAGAACAAAGTTCAGGAGCTGTGATCGGCGCCGTTGTGGGGGGGCTTGTGACCTGTTTAGTGGTCGGACTCGcaatagctctgtttttggtgtggcgtctcaaaaagaagaaagacacAG GAGGAGAAGGAAATGCAGACAATCCCGAACAG AACTCCATAAACAGTAAACATCcacatgaagaagaagaagaagaagaagaagaagaagaagaagaagaagagctg GGTGGGAGTGTGAAAATTGAACACAGAGACAGTTCATCGGACACTGCAGAGGAAAGTTCCAGGTTCAATGGTTGCTGA